A stretch of Sinorhizobium meliloti DNA encodes these proteins:
- the vapB gene encoding type II toxin-antitoxin system antitoxin VapB, with the protein MASSTVFISNRSQAVRLPKAVAFPEGVHQVDILKIGRSRVIVPQGKRWDDLFLSGPRVSEDFMSERDQPVAETRESF; encoded by the coding sequence TTGGCCAGTTCGACCGTATTCATCAGTAACCGTAGCCAGGCGGTGCGGCTGCCAAAGGCCGTCGCCTTTCCCGAGGGCGTGCATCAGGTCGATATCCTCAAGATCGGCCGCAGCCGCGTGATCGTCCCCCAGGGCAAAAGATGGGACGATCTGTTCCTCAGCGGGCCGCGCGTCAGCGAGGATTTCATGAGCGAGCGTGATCAGCCGGTGGCGGAAACACGCGAATCCTTCTGA
- the vapC gene encoding type II toxin-antitoxin system toxin VapC produces MLTYMLDTNICIYVMKTYPPAVREKFNGLAEQLCISSITLGELHYGAEKSARRVENLTAIEHFVARLEVLPFADKAAAHYGQVRAELERTGTPCGPHDMQIGAHARSEGLIVVTNNIREFVRMPGVRVENWL; encoded by the coding sequence ATGCTCACCTATATGCTCGATACCAATATCTGCATCTATGTGATGAAGACCTATCCGCCGGCCGTGCGCGAAAAGTTCAACGGACTGGCGGAGCAGCTTTGCATATCGAGCATCACGCTGGGAGAATTACACTATGGCGCCGAAAAATCGGCCCGGCGCGTTGAGAACCTTACGGCTATCGAACATTTCGTGGCACGGCTGGAGGTGCTGCCGTTCGCAGACAAGGCAGCGGCCCACTACGGGCAGGTTCGGGCTGAACTGGAGCGGACGGGAACGCCATGCGGCCCTCATGACATGCAGATCGGCGCGCATGCGCGCAGCGAAGGGCTGATTGTCGTGACCAACAATATACGCGAGTTCGTCCGCATGCCGGGTGTAAGGGTCGAGAACTGGCTGTGA
- a CDS encoding sulfurtransferase TusA family protein has product MPEEARLRYDLRGLKCPLPVLKTRKRMENLTPGALIEIETTDPLAVIDIPHFCNEDGHRLEQAEPIAGGHRFLIRKRCS; this is encoded by the coding sequence ATGCCCGAGGAAGCGAGGCTACGCTACGATCTGAGGGGGCTGAAATGCCCCCTTCCCGTTTTGAAGACGCGCAAGCGAATGGAAAACCTGACGCCCGGCGCTCTCATCGAGATCGAAACGACCGACCCGCTGGCCGTGATCGACATTCCGCATTTCTGCAACGAGGACGGGCATCGGCTGGAGCAGGCCGAGCCGATCGCAGGCGGACATCGTTTCCTTATCCGCAAGCGGTGTAGCTAA
- a CDS encoding L,D-transpeptidase family protein codes for MRFRNLVLTAAVAAALAGCTNETLDSVNLSSVKNKTEYQLSSKMVSKMRELGMQKTSAILLRIFKEEGTLEVWKANTANRFQLLKSYKICAWSGKLGPKMKEGDRQAPEGFYPLYPNQMNPNSSYYLAINTGYPNTYDKANGRTGTHLMIHGACSSAGCYSMTNEQIIEIFALARDAFKGGQESVQLQAFPFRMTAENMARHRDNPNIEFWKMLKAGYDQFEVTKRPPAVNVCERKYVFNQQAAGQFNAAGQCPAMTTPPALQMAMASYDKDYRRDYEKALKKFDGMVWYEPTEAERKAVVADQRKGRELAYAPTGTSLDAGKLLKVSDLEKKLAEQKEAEEAKQATLIQKEALEKAAREGKGLPVPQANPLERPVEQAAVQAEPARKSLWGLFSRSEPAAAPAAPAAEAPAQQGAGQPAAQQPAPGQPQAAAGGQQAAPPAQDNAQVAAAPAGNAQAPAPEQQPAEQPKKRPFWKLWGN; via the coding sequence ATGCGTTTCAGGAACCTTGTCCTCACCGCCGCTGTCGCAGCCGCTCTTGCGGGCTGCACCAACGAGACGCTCGATTCGGTCAACCTGTCGTCCGTCAAGAACAAGACCGAGTACCAGCTTTCCAGCAAGATGGTCAGCAAGATGCGCGAGCTGGGGATGCAGAAGACGTCCGCGATCCTGTTGCGCATCTTCAAGGAAGAAGGGACGCTCGAAGTCTGGAAGGCGAACACGGCGAACCGGTTCCAGCTTCTGAAGAGCTACAAGATCTGCGCCTGGTCGGGAAAACTCGGGCCCAAGATGAAGGAGGGAGACCGGCAGGCGCCGGAGGGATTCTATCCGCTCTATCCGAACCAGATGAACCCGAATTCGAGCTACTACCTGGCGATCAACACGGGCTATCCGAACACCTACGACAAGGCCAACGGCCGCACCGGCACGCATCTGATGATCCACGGTGCCTGCTCTTCGGCCGGCTGCTATTCGATGACGAACGAGCAGATCATCGAGATTTTCGCGCTCGCCCGCGACGCGTTCAAGGGCGGCCAGGAAAGCGTGCAGCTTCAGGCCTTTCCCTTCCGCATGACGGCGGAAAACATGGCGCGCCACCGCGACAATCCGAACATCGAATTCTGGAAAATGCTGAAGGCCGGCTACGACCAGTTCGAAGTGACCAAGCGCCCGCCGGCAGTGAATGTCTGCGAGAGGAAATACGTCTTCAATCAGCAGGCCGCGGGGCAGTTCAATGCGGCCGGCCAGTGCCCTGCCATGACGACGCCGCCGGCGCTGCAGATGGCGATGGCCAGCTACGACAAGGACTACCGGCGCGACTACGAGAAGGCATTGAAGAAATTCGACGGCATGGTCTGGTATGAGCCGACCGAGGCCGAACGCAAGGCGGTCGTCGCCGACCAGCGCAAGGGCCGCGAGCTTGCCTATGCGCCGACCGGCACCTCGCTCGATGCGGGCAAGCTGCTCAAGGTAAGCGATCTCGAGAAGAAGCTTGCCGAACAGAAAGAGGCCGAGGAAGCCAAGCAGGCAACCTTGATCCAGAAGGAAGCGCTGGAAAAGGCGGCCCGCGAAGGCAAGGGCCTGCCGGTGCCGCAGGCCAACCCGCTCGAGCGCCCCGTGGAGCAGGCAGCGGTGCAAGCCGAGCCCGCGAGGAAGTCGCTCTGGGGTCTGTTCTCTCGCAGCGAGCCCGCGGCCGCGCCGGCCGCACCCGCCGCCGAGGCTCCCGCGCAGCAGGGCGCAGGCCAGCCGGCCGCTCAACAGCCCGCACCGGGCCAGCCGCAAGCCGCCGCCGGCGGGCAACAGGCAGCACCGCCGGCGCAGGACAATGCTCAGGTTGCCGCCGCTCCCGCCGGGAATGCGCAAGCGCCGGCACCCGAACAGCAACCCGCCGAGCAGCCGAAGAAGCGCCCGTTCTGGAAACTCTGGGGCAATTGA
- a CDS encoding acetyl-CoA carboxylase carboxyltransferase subunit alpha, which produces MHNYLDFEKPISDLEGKILELKKLASEDESVNTSDEIARLEGRVRDAMVEIYSKLSPWQKTQVARHPSRPHFLDYASRLFTEFTPLAGDRNFANDDAIQAGLARFHGTPVAVIGQEKGNDTKSRIKHNFGSPRPEGYRKATRIMEMADRFGLPLITLVDTAGAYPGVNAEERGQAEAIARSTEMCLNVKVPIVTVVIGEGGSGGAIAIATGNRVYMLEHAIYSVISPEGAASILWRDSTRAKEAASNMKITAEDLKSLGVIDGIIPEPVGGAHRDPDAVISRTETVIGDALKELSARNGDELRADRRQKYLNIGRNL; this is translated from the coding sequence ATGCACAATTATCTCGACTTCGAAAAACCCATCTCTGATCTCGAAGGCAAGATTCTCGAACTGAAGAAGCTCGCCAGCGAAGACGAGAGCGTTAACACATCAGACGAGATCGCCCGATTGGAAGGGCGCGTCCGCGATGCGATGGTCGAGATCTATTCCAAATTGTCCCCCTGGCAGAAGACCCAGGTCGCTCGCCACCCCTCGCGTCCGCATTTCCTGGACTATGCCTCGCGCCTCTTCACCGAGTTCACGCCGCTTGCCGGCGACCGGAATTTCGCCAATGACGACGCGATCCAGGCGGGGCTTGCCCGCTTTCACGGCACGCCCGTCGCCGTCATCGGCCAGGAGAAGGGCAACGACACCAAGTCGCGCATCAAGCACAATTTCGGCAGCCCCCGACCCGAGGGCTATCGCAAGGCGACGCGCATAATGGAGATGGCCGACCGTTTCGGCCTGCCGCTGATAACGCTGGTCGACACGGCAGGCGCCTATCCGGGCGTCAACGCCGAGGAGCGGGGCCAGGCCGAGGCGATCGCCCGCTCGACCGAAATGTGCCTCAACGTCAAGGTGCCGATCGTCACCGTGGTGATCGGCGAAGGCGGTTCGGGCGGCGCGATCGCGATCGCGACCGGCAACCGCGTCTACATGCTGGAGCACGCGATCTACAGCGTGATCTCCCCGGAAGGTGCGGCCTCGATCCTCTGGCGCGACTCGACGCGCGCCAAGGAGGCCGCCAGCAACATGAAGATCACCGCCGAAGACCTGAAGTCGCTCGGCGTCATCGACGGGATAATCCCGGAGCCTGTCGGTGGAGCCCACCGTGACCCGGACGCGGTCATCAGCCGCACGGAAACCGTGATCGGCGACGCTCTCAAGGAGCTTTCCGCACGCAATGGCGACGAATTGCGGGCCGACCGGCGGCAGAAATATCTGAATATCGGCCGTAACCTCTGA
- the xerD gene encoding site-specific tyrosine recombinase XerD codes for MTDMSAAYVEAFLEMMSAERGAAANTLQSYERDLEDARSFLRSRGTGLTDASADDLRSYLSHLAGQGFKASSQARRLSALRQFYKFLYAEGLRTDDPTGILDAPKKARTLPKTLSIEDVTRLIGQAEAEAKSGSDDVMAKLRMHALIELLYATGMRVSELVSLPASVLAQNGRFLIIRGKGNKERLVPLSQAAIRAMRAYGEALQEESADSPWLFPSNGKSGHLPRQVFARDLKSLAARAGIRVAAISPHVLRHAFASHLLANGADLRAVQELLGHSDISTTQIYTHVLEERLHDLVQNHHPLAKQAKKQD; via the coding sequence ATGACGGATATGTCCGCAGCCTACGTCGAAGCCTTCCTGGAAATGATGAGCGCCGAGCGTGGAGCGGCGGCGAACACGCTGCAATCCTACGAGCGCGACCTCGAGGACGCGCGTTCCTTCCTGCGCTCGCGCGGCACCGGGCTCACCGACGCCTCGGCCGACGATCTCAGAAGCTATCTCTCCCATCTCGCAGGCCAGGGCTTCAAAGCGTCGTCGCAGGCGCGGCGGCTCTCGGCCCTCCGGCAATTTTACAAGTTCCTCTATGCGGAGGGGCTGCGCACGGACGACCCGACGGGCATCCTCGACGCGCCGAAGAAAGCCCGCACCCTTCCGAAGACCCTCAGCATCGAAGACGTCACCCGGCTGATCGGCCAGGCGGAAGCGGAGGCGAAATCCGGCAGCGACGACGTGATGGCGAAATTGCGCATGCACGCGCTGATCGAGCTCCTTTATGCGACAGGCATGCGCGTCAGCGAGCTCGTGTCGCTGCCGGCGAGCGTGCTTGCACAGAACGGGCGTTTTCTCATCATTCGCGGCAAGGGTAACAAGGAAAGGCTCGTACCGCTGTCGCAGGCGGCGATCCGCGCCATGCGGGCCTATGGGGAAGCACTGCAGGAAGAGAGTGCGGACAGCCCCTGGCTGTTCCCCTCCAATGGCAAGTCCGGCCATCTGCCGCGGCAGGTCTTTGCCCGCGACCTCAAGAGCCTTGCGGCACGGGCAGGCATCCGGGTGGCAGCGATTTCGCCGCACGTGCTGCGCCACGCCTTCGCCAGTCATCTGCTCGCCAACGGCGCCGACCTTCGTGCCGTACAGGAACTGCTCGGCCATTCAGACATTTCCACGACACAAATCTATACGCATGTGCTGGAAGAACGGCTTCACGACCTCGTGCAAAACCATCACCCCCTTGCCAAACAGGCGAAAAAACAGGATTAG
- a CDS encoding type II toxin-antitoxin system ParD family antitoxin — protein sequence MQTEKLSISLPVDMARMVRRRVEDGAYASNSEVIREALRLWQQREQERGHRLDAIRASLDAAANDPARHGSAEVSAHFDRLLTEAEKTAKS from the coding sequence ATGCAAACGGAAAAGCTCAGTATCAGTCTGCCGGTCGACATGGCGCGCATGGTGCGCCGCCGGGTCGAGGACGGGGCTTACGCCTCAAACAGCGAAGTCATCCGTGAGGCATTGCGACTGTGGCAGCAGCGCGAACAGGAACGCGGGCATCGCCTTGATGCCATCCGCGCTAGCCTCGATGCCGCTGCCAACGATCCGGCACGCCATGGCAGCGCCGAGGTTTCGGCTCATTTTGACCGTCTTCTGACCGAGGCAGAGAAGACTGCCAAGTCGTGA
- a CDS encoding type II toxin-antitoxin system RelE/ParE family toxin: protein MSRELVFTPAALADLEETFWFVAADNPRRARSYVAEIEQACRNLCETPLMGRGRPDLRPNLFIFPLWRRVLIAYELPDNRVDILRVFSGGQDYEAIMSGE from the coding sequence GTGAGCCGCGAACTCGTCTTTACGCCGGCGGCGCTCGCCGATCTAGAGGAGACATTTTGGTTTGTCGCCGCCGATAATCCTCGTCGCGCCCGCAGCTACGTCGCAGAGATCGAACAAGCCTGCCGCAACCTCTGCGAGACGCCGTTGATGGGCCGTGGAAGACCGGATTTGCGGCCGAACCTGTTTATCTTCCCGCTTTGGCGACGTGTTCTGATCGCCTACGAACTGCCGGACAATCGCGTAGATATTCTGCGCGTGTTTTCAGGCGGGCAGGATTACGAAGCAATCATGTCTGGCGAGTAG
- a CDS encoding shikimate kinase: MNDVTEPVSATLAERAKRTLGKRNLVFIGLMGAGKSAIGRLTAQALGVPFVDSDHEIERVSRMTVSDLFATYGEEEFRALEARVLKRLLRSGPRVVSTGGGAYINERSRRHIKKGGLTIWLNAELDVLWERVNKRDTRPLLKTENPKQTLENLMRARYPIYAEADLTVLSRDVKKEAMVEEVLAAIADHQKA, from the coding sequence ATGAACGATGTGACCGAACCGGTTTCCGCGACGCTGGCCGAAAGGGCGAAGCGCACTCTCGGTAAGCGCAATCTCGTTTTCATCGGCCTGATGGGGGCAGGTAAATCGGCAATCGGTCGGCTGACCGCCCAGGCGCTCGGCGTTCCTTTCGTCGATTCCGACCACGAGATCGAGCGGGTCTCGCGCATGACGGTCAGCGATCTCTTCGCGACCTACGGCGAGGAAGAGTTCCGGGCGCTGGAGGCCCGCGTGCTGAAGCGCCTGCTCAGGTCCGGCCCGCGGGTGGTGTCGACCGGCGGCGGCGCCTATATCAACGAGCGCTCGCGGCGGCATATCAAGAAGGGCGGCCTGACGATCTGGCTCAACGCCGAGCTTGACGTGCTATGGGAGCGGGTAAACAAGCGCGACACCCGGCCGCTTCTGAAGACCGAGAATCCGAAGCAGACGCTCGAGAACCTGATGCGCGCGCGCTACCCAATCTATGCCGAGGCGGACCTGACCGTTCTCTCGCGCGATGTGAAAAAGGAAGCGATGGTCGAGGAGGTTCTCGCCGCCATCGCCGATCATCAGAAAGCCTGA
- the aroB gene encoding 3-dehydroquinate synthase — MTSHVMPTAERKVRVDLAERSYDILIGPGLIAAAGKEIASRLKGRKMAVITDENVAPRYLEPLMASLGESGIEAVSLILPAGEKTKSFEHLIPVCEAILGARIERNDAVIALGGGVIGDLTGFAAGIVRRGSRFIQIPTSLLAQVDSSVGGKTGINSAHGKNLIGVFHQPDLVLADTAALDTLSPREFRAGYAEVAKYGLIDKPEFFEWLEKNWQAVFAGGPARIEAIAVSCQAKADVVAADERENGRRALLNLGHTFGHALEAATDYDSKRLVHGEGVAIGMVLAHEFSARMNLASPDDARRVEAHLKTVGLPTRLADIPGALPPADRLMEAIAQDKKVKGGKLTFILTRGIGQSFVADDVPSSEVLSFLTEKHPR; from the coding sequence ATGACCAGCCATGTGATGCCAACCGCCGAGCGCAAGGTCCGCGTCGATCTCGCAGAGCGTTCCTACGATATCCTCATCGGCCCCGGTCTGATCGCCGCGGCAGGCAAGGAGATCGCTTCCCGGCTCAAGGGCCGGAAGATGGCGGTCATCACCGACGAGAACGTCGCGCCGCGTTATCTCGAACCACTGATGGCGAGCCTCGGGGAAAGCGGCATCGAGGCCGTCTCCCTCATCCTGCCGGCAGGCGAGAAGACCAAGAGCTTCGAGCACCTGATCCCGGTTTGCGAAGCCATCCTCGGCGCCAGAATCGAGCGCAACGACGCGGTGATCGCGCTCGGCGGCGGCGTCATCGGCGATCTTACCGGCTTTGCCGCCGGTATCGTCCGCCGCGGTTCGCGCTTCATCCAGATCCCGACATCGCTGCTGGCGCAGGTCGATTCCTCGGTCGGAGGCAAGACCGGGATCAATTCGGCGCATGGCAAGAACCTGATCGGCGTCTTCCATCAGCCCGACCTCGTCCTCGCCGATACTGCCGCGCTCGACACGCTGAGCCCGCGCGAATTCCGCGCAGGCTATGCCGAGGTCGCGAAATACGGCCTTATCGACAAGCCGGAGTTCTTCGAATGGCTCGAGAAAAACTGGCAGGCGGTGTTTGCAGGCGGACCCGCCCGGATCGAGGCGATTGCCGTCAGCTGCCAGGCAAAGGCTGACGTCGTTGCCGCGGACGAGCGCGAAAACGGACGTCGCGCCCTCCTCAACCTCGGCCATACCTTCGGTCATGCGCTGGAGGCCGCCACCGATTACGACAGCAAGCGGCTGGTGCATGGAGAGGGCGTTGCGATCGGCATGGTTCTGGCGCATGAGTTTTCAGCCCGGATGAATCTTGCGAGCCCCGACGATGCGCGGCGGGTGGAGGCCCATCTGAAAACCGTCGGCCTGCCGACGCGCCTCGCCGACATTCCCGGTGCATTGCCACCGGCCGATCGGCTGATGGAGGCGATCGCCCAGGACAAGAAGGTGAAGGGAGGCAAGCTCACCTTCATCCTTACGAGGGGCATAGGCCAGTCCTTCGTGGCGGACGACGTGCCCTCCTCGGAGGTGTTGAGCTTTCTTACGGAAAAGCATCCGCGATGA
- a CDS encoding HlyC/CorC family transporter: MTDVLLGFLTEYWLSLLSVICLLVISAFFSGSETALTAASRSRMHTLENNGEERAGMVTRLIERRDRLIGTLLIGNNLVNILASSLTTSLLIGLFGDSGVAIATVAMTVLLVIFSEVLPKSWAIASPDRFALAVAPWVRPFVAVVGPISSLVNAIVRRILHLFGINLSSDLPMLTAHEELRGAVNLLHREGSVIKADRDRLGGVLDLGELEVSDVMIHRTGMRAINADDPPQTCVREILESPFTRLPLWRGSADNIIGVVHSKDLLRALAEPNVEPETLDIVKIAQKPWFVPDSTNLKDQLNAFLRRKLHLAIVVDEYGQVQGLVTLEDILEEIVGDIADEHDIDIQGVRQEADGSIVVDGSVPIRDLNRALDWSLPDEEATTVAGLVIHESKSIPEERQAFTFYGKRFTVMKRVKNRITKLRIRAAEDEGQVG; encoded by the coding sequence ATGACCGATGTGCTCCTGGGCTTTCTTACGGAATACTGGCTGTCGCTGCTTTCCGTTATCTGCCTTCTCGTTATTTCAGCCTTTTTCTCCGGCTCCGAGACGGCGCTGACCGCGGCCTCGCGCTCGCGGATGCATACGCTGGAGAACAACGGCGAGGAGCGGGCCGGCATGGTCACCCGGCTGATAGAGCGTCGCGACCGTCTGATCGGGACGCTGCTCATCGGCAACAACCTCGTCAACATTCTGGCCTCGTCGCTGACGACGAGCCTGCTGATCGGCCTCTTCGGCGATTCGGGCGTGGCGATCGCCACCGTCGCCATGACGGTACTGCTCGTCATCTTCTCCGAGGTCCTGCCGAAAAGCTGGGCGATCGCGTCGCCGGACCGGTTTGCGCTGGCGGTTGCGCCTTGGGTTCGCCCCTTCGTTGCCGTCGTGGGTCCGATATCCTCCCTCGTCAACGCAATTGTCAGGCGCATCCTGCACCTCTTCGGCATCAATCTTTCTTCCGACCTGCCGATGCTCACCGCGCATGAGGAACTGCGCGGCGCGGTCAATCTGCTCCACCGCGAAGGGTCGGTCATCAAGGCGGACCGCGACCGGCTCGGCGGGGTGCTCGATCTCGGCGAACTCGAAGTTTCCGACGTCATGATCCACCGGACCGGCATGCGGGCGATCAATGCGGATGATCCGCCCCAGACCTGCGTGCGCGAGATCCTCGAAAGTCCGTTTACACGCCTGCCGTTGTGGCGCGGCTCGGCCGACAACATCATCGGCGTCGTCCATTCCAAGGACCTGCTCCGGGCGCTCGCGGAGCCGAATGTGGAGCCCGAGACGCTCGATATCGTCAAGATTGCGCAGAAACCCTGGTTCGTTCCGGATTCGACCAATCTCAAAGACCAGCTCAACGCCTTCCTGCGCCGCAAGCTGCATCTTGCGATCGTGGTCGACGAATACGGCCAGGTGCAGGGGCTCGTCACGCTGGAGGATATTCTCGAAGAGATCGTCGGCGACATTGCCGACGAGCACGACATCGACATCCAGGGCGTACGTCAGGAGGCCGATGGTTCGATCGTCGTCGATGGTTCCGTGCCGATCCGTGACCTCAACCGGGCGCTGGACTGGTCGTTGCCGGACGAGGAGGCGACGACGGTTGCCGGCCTCGTGATCCATGAATCGAAGAGCATTCCGGAGGAACGGCAGGCCTTCACGTTCTACGGCAAGCGTTTTACCGTGATGAAGCGGGTGAAGAACCGGATCACCAAGCTGCGCATCCGCGCGGCCGAGGACGAGGGGCAGGTGGGTTAG
- a CDS encoding BolA family protein: protein MSLQRRIEEKLTQAFHPERLMVINESDQHAGHQPEFDGGGETHMRVRIVSSAFTGMSRVARHRAINDLLKPELDAGLHALAVEPAAPGEATRW, encoded by the coding sequence ATGTCGCTGCAACGCCGCATCGAAGAGAAGCTCACGCAAGCCTTCCACCCCGAGCGGCTGATGGTGATCAATGAGAGCGACCAGCATGCCGGTCACCAGCCGGAATTCGACGGCGGCGGCGAAACGCATATGCGCGTTCGCATCGTTTCGAGCGCCTTTACCGGCATGAGCCGTGTGGCGCGCCACCGCGCCATAAACGATCTGCTGAAGCCGGAGCTCGATGCCGGCCTCCATGCCTTGGCGGTGGAACCGGCTGCGCCAGGGGAAGCGACGCGCTGGTGA
- a CDS encoding J domain-containing protein, with the protein MCVMKLDSKYFDRIRTRPRGQARVEPSAPVCQWDGCDKTAVHRAPVGRNAEGEYFMFCFEHVKEYNKGYNYFSGLSDTEIARYQKEAVTGHRPTWTVGVNKSARNGPTQSQMRSGTAGAQARMRDPFGFFNEARARQARHEPRLRKLKTLEAKAFETLGLAASATTADIKAAYKELVKKHHPDANGGDRGSEDRFRAVIQAYQLLKQAGFC; encoded by the coding sequence ATGTGCGTCATGAAGCTCGATTCAAAATATTTCGACCGCATCCGAACGCGCCCCCGGGGTCAAGCGCGCGTGGAGCCGTCTGCGCCGGTGTGCCAATGGGATGGCTGCGACAAGACGGCAGTTCATCGGGCACCCGTCGGGCGCAATGCCGAGGGCGAGTATTTCATGTTCTGCTTCGAGCATGTGAAGGAGTACAACAAGGGCTACAACTATTTTTCCGGCCTCTCCGACACCGAGATCGCCCGCTACCAGAAGGAAGCGGTGACCGGCCATCGTCCGACCTGGACGGTCGGTGTCAACAAGAGCGCCCGCAACGGCCCGACACAGTCGCAGATGCGCTCCGGCACCGCGGGCGCACAGGCGCGCATGCGCGATCCTTTCGGATTTTTCAACGAGGCGCGCGCCCGCCAGGCGCGGCACGAGCCGCGCCTGCGCAAGCTGAAGACGCTCGAGGCGAAGGCCTTCGAGACGCTGGGGCTCGCGGCCTCGGCGACGACCGCCGACATCAAGGCGGCATACAAGGAGCTCGTCAAGAAGCACCACCCCGACGCAAATGGCGGAGACAGGGGGTCGGAAGACCGCTTTCGGGCGGTTATTCAAGCCTACCAATTGTTAAAACAGGCTGGTTTCTGCTAA
- the cobS gene encoding cobaltochelatase subunit CobS, which translates to MSKIDLDISNLPDTTVSVREAFGIDTDLRVPAYSKGDAYVPEIDPDYLFDRETTLAILAGFAHNRRVMVSGYHGTGKSTHIEQVAARLNWPCVRVNLDSHVSRIDLVGKDAIVVKDGLQVTEFKDGILPWAYQHNVALVFDEYDAGRPDVMFVIQRVLESSGRLTLLDQSRVIRPHPAFRLFATANTVGLGDTTGLYHGTQQINQAQMDRWSIVTALNYLPHDKEVDIVSAKVKGFVADKGRETVSKMVRVADLTRAAFINGDLSTVMSPRTVITWAENAYIFGDIAFAFRVTFLNKCDELERALVAEHYQRAFGVELKESAANIVLEATA; encoded by the coding sequence ATGAGCAAGATTGACCTCGATATTTCCAACCTCCCCGACACGACGGTCTCTGTCCGGGAGGCTTTCGGCATCGACACGGATTTGCGTGTTCCGGCCTATTCGAAGGGCGATGCCTATGTGCCCGAAATCGACCCGGACTACCTCTTCGATCGTGAGACGACGCTCGCCATTCTCGCCGGCTTCGCCCACAACCGGCGCGTGATGGTTTCCGGTTATCACGGCACCGGCAAGTCGACCCATATCGAGCAGGTCGCGGCGCGGCTCAACTGGCCATGCGTGCGCGTCAACCTCGACAGCCATGTCAGCCGCATCGATCTGGTCGGCAAGGACGCGATCGTCGTCAAGGACGGGCTTCAGGTGACCGAGTTCAAGGACGGCATCCTGCCCTGGGCCTATCAGCACAATGTCGCGCTCGTCTTCGACGAATACGATGCCGGCCGGCCCGACGTCATGTTCGTGATCCAGCGCGTGCTGGAGTCCTCCGGCCGCCTGACGCTGCTCGACCAGAGCCGCGTCATCCGCCCGCATCCGGCCTTCCGATTGTTTGCGACGGCAAACACCGTCGGTCTCGGCGACACGACCGGCCTCTATCACGGTACGCAGCAGATCAACCAGGCCCAGATGGACCGCTGGTCGATCGTGACGGCGCTCAATTACCTGCCGCACGACAAGGAAGTCGATATCGTTTCCGCCAAGGTCAAGGGCTTCGTTGCCGACAAGGGCCGCGAGACGGTCTCCAAGATGGTCCGCGTCGCCGACCTGACGCGTGCCGCCTTCATCAACGGCGACCTGTCGACCGTCATGAGCCCGCGCACGGTCATCACCTGGGCCGAGAACGCCTATATCTTCGGCGATATCGCCTTTGCGTTCCGCGTGACTTTCCTCAACAAGTGCGACGAGCTGGAGCGGGCGCTGGTCGCCGAGCATTATCAGCGCGCCTTCGGCGTCGAACTCAAGGAGAGCGCTGCCAACATCGTGCTGGAAGCGACCGCCTGA